A window of the Eretmochelys imbricata isolate rEreImb1 chromosome 7, rEreImb1.hap1, whole genome shotgun sequence genome harbors these coding sequences:
- the BORCS7 gene encoding BLOC-1-related complex subunit 7, with amino-acid sequence MAAAPAGGASDAQARFGRSVKGLLIDRVTGCGTDVIALTKQVLKGSRSSELLGHAARNMVMQEDAILHSEDSLRKMAIITTHLQYQQEAIQKNVEHSSNLQDQLSHLLK; translated from the exons ATGGCGGCGGCTCCGGCGGGGGGCGCGTCCGATGCCCAGGCGCGGTTCGGCCGCTCGGTGAAGGGGCTGCTGATCGACAGGGTGACCGGCTGCGGCACCGACGTGATCGCCCTCACCAAGCAGGTGCTGAAAGGCTCGCGGAGCTCCGAG CTCCTGGGTCATGCGGCTAGAAACATGGTGATGCAAGAAGATGCCATCCTGCACTCGGAAGAT AGTCTAAGGAAGATGGCTATCATAACCACTCATCTCCAGTACCA ACAAGAAGCTATTCAGAAGAA TGTCGAGCATTCATCAAATCTGCAGGACCAGCTGAGTCACCTTCTGAAATGA